A window of Acidobacteriota bacterium genomic DNA:
CGAAGGTTGGGACGTCGGTGTACAAAACGGCGGTGTACAAAACGGCGGTGTACAAAACGGCGAAGTGCAAGCGGACGCAGGAACTGTTGTCCTGCTATGTCGACACCGCACTCGCCGGCAGCGAGATGCGCTCGGTGCGCGAGCACTTGCTCGGCTGTGCGGATTGCGACGCCGAACATCGTGCGCTCGAGCAGACGCGCCGGCTGGTGGCCGTGCTGGGCACGCGCCCGGCGCCGCCCGAGCTGGGCTTGCGCATCCGCTCCGCCATCTCGCGCGCGCGCGCCGAGCAGCAGCGCCGGTCGTTCGCGGGCTTCCTGGTCCGCGCGGAAGAAGGCCTGCGCGCCTTCATGCTGCCGGCGACCGCGGGCTTGCTGAGCGCCATCGTTTTCTTCGGCGTGCTCATCGGGTCCTGGGCCATCCCGGCCATCTCCAATGACGTGCCGGTGCCCAGCATGAGCTACACCCCGCCGCAGCTGACCGCGATGCCGGCCGACTCGGTGGACGGCGTGAACGAGCCCATCATGGTGGAGACCTACGTCGACGCTCAGGGACGGGTGGAGAACTATCGCGTGCTGACTCAGGGCCTTGACCTCAAGGCGATCGAGCCGCAACTCGACAGCATCATGATCTTCACGCTCTTCCAGCCGGCGCGCTCCTTCGGACGGCCGGCGCCAGGACGCGCCGTGATCTCGTTCTCGAACGTGCACGTGAAAGGCTAGATTTGGTGATCGGGTAATTTGGTAATTTGGCCGCTACCTGCGTTCCCCAATCACCCAATCACCCACTTGCCCGATTACTCAATCTGCTCACGCCTGTCGTAAACTATCTCTAGTCCCCACTGCATGCAGATCCCTTTTCGGAGGCATTTCTGGGCTCTCTTTCCCGCTTAGTGACGCGTGTTGCGCTGTGTGTCGCGCTCTCTCTGGCGCTTGCCCCCGGGGCGGCGGCGCAGCAGACCATCAAGGTGCGCTTGGACGTTAGCGAGACCGTGTTCGCTACCCTGGCGGCGCTGAACGCCTGCGGCTACGATGCCGACCTGTCTGACTCCGATCCGCTGCGCGCGCAGATCCGCGCGGAGGTCGCGCAAAGCGTCGCGCGCTCGCCGGAAGCGCAGACCGCGCAACAACGGATATGCGTCTTCTACAAAGACCACACCCCTCCCGACACCAGCCGCAACCATTCGCAATACATCTCGCTGGCGCTTTATCTCAGCGAACCGCCGAAGTTCGAGATCATCGTGCGCGAGAGCGAACTGCCTCCCGACGCCGCGTTCGTGCAAGGGTTCGTGCCGCTGCTGCAGCGCTTCTACGAGACTGCTGGCCTGCGCACCATCTGGCGCGATCATCGCAAGGACTATGAGGCGCGAGTGGACCGCTACTCCGAGCGCATCACCAAGATGCGTTTCGATACCGACATGTACCTGAAGCTTGCCTCCGCCGGATACCTCGGCCGCACCTATACCATCTACGTGGAGCCGATGGAGTCGCCGGGGCAGGTCAACTCCCGCAACTATGGTTCCGACTATTTCCTGATCGTGTCGCCCACCGCGGAGGGCGTGCTGCCGCTGCGCGAGATGCGCCACACCTACCTGCACTTCATCCTCGATCCGCTGGCGCTCAAGCGCGCCAACACGATGAAGCGCCTCGAGCCGCTGCTCGACAGCGTGCAGAGCGCGCCGCTCGACGAGAGCTTCAAGTACGACATCTCGCTGCTGGTCACCGAATCGTTGATCCAGGCCATCGAAGCGCGCACGTTGCCGGGCGGCAAGCAGGCCGAACCCCAACGCCGCGCCGCCATGGAGCGGGCGATGAAGCAGGGGTACATCCTCACACGCTATTTCTACGACGGGCTGCAGGGGTTCGAGGCGCAGCCCACCGGTTTCAACGACGCTTACGGCGACCTGCTGCACTACATCGACGTGGATAGCGAGAAGCACCGCGCTCGCCAGATCGTATTCGCGCGTGAGGCCGAGCACGAGGTCGTGGGCAAGAGGAGCGCGCGTCCCTTCGAGAAGACGCTCGATATCGCCGAGGGACGCCTCGCCGCGGGCGACGTTTCTGGAGCACAGAAATACGCGCAGGACGCGCTCGACCAGGGCACCGGCGACCCGGCGCATGCGGCGTTCATCCTGGCACGCTGCGCCATCCTCAACGCCGATGCGGACACGGCACGCAAATATTTTGCGCAGACCATCGAGATGGCCCACGACGCGCGCATGGTCGCCTGGTCGCACATCTATCTTGGCCGCATCCTGGACATGCAGGAGCATCGCGACGAGGCCATCACGCATTACCGCGCCGCGCTGGCTGCCGGCGACGCCCGGCCAGAGACGAAAAGCGCCGCCGAGCGTGGCCTGGAGCAGCCGTATCAGCCGAGTCCGCGCCGCTAAGACAACCGGAGAACCCGTTATGACGAGAGCCAAACCCATCGCCGCCACTCTTCTGCTCAGCCTGGCGCTCGTAAGCCTGGCACTCGGCGTTCTCCGCGGCGCGGCGTTGGCGCAGCCGTTGGCTCAGACTCTCGCTCCTGCTGCGGGAGGCGCGCCATCCAAGGCGCAGACGACTCCCGCTCAGCCGCAAGCAGCCGCCGTCCCGTCAGCGCAGCCCGCGGGGACGAAGCGTCCACCGCAGGCGACGAATCCCGACGAGTATGCGGCGTACAAGGCGCTCATCGCGCAGGCGAATCCGGTGGCCGCGGAGCAGGCTGCGAAAGACTTTGACAGCAAATTCCCTAGGAGCGAGCTGCGCGCGCTGCTCTACTACACCCTCATGCACCGGTATCAGGAGGCGAATAACGGCGCGAAGGCGGTGGAGATGGGGCGCAAGGCGGTGCAACTCGATCCCGATAACCCGGTCGGGTTGACCGAGCTCGGCAACCTGCTTGCCGAGGGCACACGCGAGGGTGATTTGGATCGTGAACAGCGCTACGCGGAAGCGACGAAGAACGTGCAACGTGGCCTGCAGATGATGGATTCAAGCCTCGTCGTCCCACCCGGCACGCCTCCAGAGAGGGTGCAGCAGCTCAAGCAGTTCCTCACCGCGATGGCGCGCGCCACCCTCGGCCTGGTGGATTTCAATCATCAGAACTACGCTGCCGCGGAGCCGAACCTGCGCCAGGCCGCGCAGCTCAACACCGTGCAACCAGATCCGATGGTCTACCTGCGGCTGGCCATCGCGCTCGATCACCAGAACAAGTACGCCGAAGCGCTCCAGGCCGCAAACAAAGTGCTAGAGCTCACGCCCAACGGTCCCCTCGCCGACCTCGCACACCGCGAGAAAGACCGTTTGCAGAAGCTGATGGGCACGAGCGCATCTTCCGCATCCACTCCGGCCACATCCACTCCGGCCACATCCACCCCGGCCGCATCCACCCCGGCGCCGGTGAAGCCGGCGACCACGCCGCCGCCGGCACCAGCGACACCTCCGACTCCGCCACCGGACAAGCCGAAGGATTAAGCTCGACAGCCTCTCGCCATGAAAGCGCTCGACCTCAGCCCGCTCGAAGCCACGCTTGGACATAGCTTCCTCCGCCGCGAACTGCTCGAGCAGGCGCTCA
This region includes:
- a CDS encoding zf-HC2 domain-containing protein; amino-acid sequence: MKFDATKVGTSVYKTAVYKTAVYKTAKCKRTQELLSCYVDTALAGSEMRSVREHLLGCADCDAEHRALEQTRRLVAVLGTRPAPPELGLRIRSAISRARAEQQRRSFAGFLVRAEEGLRAFMLPATAGLLSAIVFFGVLIGSWAIPAISNDVPVPSMSYTPPQLTAMPADSVDGVNEPIMVETYVDAQGRVENYRVLTQGLDLKAIEPQLDSIMIFTLFQPARSFGRPAPGRAVISFSNVHVKG
- a CDS encoding tetratricopeptide repeat protein, whose product is MTRVALCVALSLALAPGAAAQQTIKVRLDVSETVFATLAALNACGYDADLSDSDPLRAQIRAEVAQSVARSPEAQTAQQRICVFYKDHTPPDTSRNHSQYISLALYLSEPPKFEIIVRESELPPDAAFVQGFVPLLQRFYETAGLRTIWRDHRKDYEARVDRYSERITKMRFDTDMYLKLASAGYLGRTYTIYVEPMESPGQVNSRNYGSDYFLIVSPTAEGVLPLREMRHTYLHFILDPLALKRANTMKRLEPLLDSVQSAPLDESFKYDISLLVTESLIQAIEARTLPGGKQAEPQRRAAMERAMKQGYILTRYFYDGLQGFEAQPTGFNDAYGDLLHYIDVDSEKHRARQIVFAREAEHEVVGKRSARPFEKTLDIAEGRLAAGDVSGAQKYAQDALDQGTGDPAHAAFILARCAILNADADTARKYFAQTIEMAHDARMVAWSHIYLGRILDMQEHRDEAITHYRAALAAGDARPETKSAAERGLEQPYQPSPRR
- a CDS encoding tetratricopeptide repeat protein, whose amino-acid sequence is MTRAKPIAATLLLSLALVSLALGVLRGAALAQPLAQTLAPAAGGAPSKAQTTPAQPQAAAVPSAQPAGTKRPPQATNPDEYAAYKALIAQANPVAAEQAAKDFDSKFPRSELRALLYYTLMHRYQEANNGAKAVEMGRKAVQLDPDNPVGLTELGNLLAEGTREGDLDREQRYAEATKNVQRGLQMMDSSLVVPPGTPPERVQQLKQFLTAMARATLGLVDFNHQNYAAAEPNLRQAAQLNTVQPDPMVYLRLAIALDHQNKYAEALQAANKVLELTPNGPLADLAHREKDRLQKLMGTSASSASTPATSTPATSTPAASTPAPVKPATTPPPAPATPPTPPPDKPKD